In Triticum urartu cultivar G1812 chromosome 6, Tu2.1, whole genome shotgun sequence, the following proteins share a genomic window:
- the LOC125513561 gene encoding long-chain-alcohol oxidase FAO2-like has protein sequence MEEDKKQRGRQGHPLLRGGGARTEPYTHGFSATQMMSLTAVCGALVPSLPPDAHHLAADKAVRDFFLASAANPPVPDEVAQLMSAMCLREALTLVRTVLWLLGTRLGTLALCGARCLSWSSPFVQRFAEMPVDRREDALRRWSRETMLPPLRLFFLLVKVFCLYVFYSWTDENSENPHWRAIGYSPATDEATEQEEQANTKRPLDDGVVETIHQTDASLPTSLAEKGLAVTEDASRNVCRIECDVVIVGSGCGGGVAAAVLAGAGHKVVVIEKGNYFTARDYTSIEGPSMSQLYEYGGFVSTISGSGLLLAGSTVGGGSAVNWSACIKTPDSVRKEWAAAHGLPLFDKSEYTAAMDAVFKRLGVTSGCKEEGLQNKVLRKGCEKLGYKVEPVARNSSEGHYCGSCGYGCRTGDKRGTDTTWLVDAVARGAVILTGCKAEKLLFTDAAGARGKRCVGVVATSSNPAITRKLEVRAKVTVAAGGSLLTPVLLRGSGLKNPHIGKNLHLHPTAMAWGYFPPGKMPELKGKMYEGGIITSLHKVEAAGGDGLPHRAILETPLMGVAAAGTQFPWVSGRDMKERMLNYGRTVHIFSLVRDRGSGTVHGERRIAYHLDPVDRENQREGLRRALRILVAAGATEVGTHRSDGQRLRCKGATEEEVEEFLDGVTGVRGPQSKSENWSLCCTAHQMGSCRMGATAGDGAVDARGESWEAERLYVCDGSVLPSAVGVNPMITIQSVAYCLATGIAEQLKRDPSSGRNHSTD, from the exons ATGGAAGAGGACAAGAAGCAGAGAGGAAGGCAGGGCCACCCCCTCCTGCGGGGAGGAGGCGCGAGGACGGAGCCCTACACGCACGGCTTCTCCGCCACCCAGATGATGTCGCTCACCGCCGTCTGCGGCGCGCTGGTCCCGTCGCTGCCGCCCGACGCCCACCACCTGGCCGCTGACAAGGCCGTCCGGGACTTCTTCCTCGCATCCGCCGCCAACCCGCCCGTTCCGGACGAG GTGGCGCAGCTGATGTCGGCAATGTGTCTCcgggaggcgctgacgctggtgCGGACGGTGCTGTGGCTGCTGGGCACGCGGCTGGGGACGCTCGCGCTGTGCGGCGCCCGGTGCCTGTCGTGGAGCTCCCCGTTCGTGCAGCGGTTCGCGGAGATGCCGGTGGACCGGCGGGAGGACGCGCTGCGCCGGTGGAGCCGGGAGACCATGCTCCCGCCTCTgcgcctcttcttcctcctcgtcaaGGTCTTCTGCCTCTACGTCTTCTACTCCTGG ACCGACGAGAACTCGGAGAATCCTCACTGGCGAGCAATCGGCTACAGCCCGGCAACGGACGAGGCTACGGAGCAAGAAGAACAAGCAAACACCAAGCGGCCACTCGACGACGGCGTGGTCGAGACCATCCACCAGACGGACGCGTCCCTCCCGACTAGCCTCGCCGAAAAGGGCCTCGCGGTGACCGAGGACGCGTCGCGTAACGTGTGCAGGATCGAGTGCGATGTCGTCATCGTCGGCTCCGGCTGCGGCGGGGGCGTGGCCGCCGCGGTGCTCGCAGGGGCCGGCCACAAGGTGGTGGTCATCGAGAAGGGGAACTACTTCACGGCCAGGGACTACACGTCCATCGAGGGCCCGTCGATGAGCCAGCTCTACGAGTACGGCGGGTTCGTGAGCACGATCAGCGGCAGCGGGCTCCTCCTGGCCGGCTCCACGGTCGGCGGCGGCTCAGCCGTCAACTGGTCGGCCTGCATCAAGACACCCGACAGCGTGCGCAAGGAGTGGGCGGCCGCGCACGGCCTGCCGCTGTTCGACAAGTCAGAGTACACCGCCGCGATGGACGCGGTGTTCAAGCGGCTTGGCGTGACGTCGGGCTGCAAGGAGGAGGGGCTCCAGAACAAGGTCCTGCGCAAGGGGTGCGAGAAGCTGGGGTACAAGGTCGAGCCGGTGGCGAGGAACTCGTCGGAGGGCCACTACTGCGGCAGCTGCGGGTACGGCTGCCGCACCGGGGACAAGCGCGGCACGGACACGACGTGGCTGGTCGACGCGGTGGCCCGCGGCGCCGTGATCCTGACGGGTTGCAAGGCGGAGAAGCTGCTGTTCACTGACGCGGCCGGTGCGAGGGGGAAGCGGTGTGTCGGTGTGGTGGCTACCAGCTCCAACCCGGCGATCACGAGGAAGCTGGAGGTGCGCGCCAAGGTGACCGTCGCAGCGGGCGGCTCCCTCCTCACGCCGGTGCTGCTGCGCGGCAGCGGGCTCAAGAACCCGCACATCGGCAAGAACCTCCACCTCCACCCGACCGCCATGGCGTGGGGCTACTTCCCGCCGGGCAAGATGCCGGAGCTGAAGGGCAAGATGTACGAGGGCGGCATCATCACGTCCCTGCACAAGGTGGAGGCTGCCGGCGGCGACGGGCTGCCGCACCGGGCCATCCTGGAGACGCCGCTGATGGGCGTGGCCGCCGCGGGGACGCAGTTCCCCTGGGTGTCCGGGCGCGACATGAAGGAGCGGATGCTCAACTACGGGCGGACGGTGCACATCTTCTCCCTGGTGAGGGACCGCGGGTCGGGGACGGTGCACGGCGAGCGGCGGATCGCGTACCACCTGGACCCGGTGGACAGGGAGAACCAGCGCGAGGGGCTGCGGAGGGCGCTGCGCATCCTGGTGGCGGCCGGCGCGACGGAGGTGGGCACGCACCGGAGCGACGGGCAGAGGCTGAGGTGCAAGGGCGcgacggaggaggaggtggaggagttcCTGGACGGCGTGACCGGGGTGCGCGGGCCGCAGTCCAAGAGCGAGAACTGGAGCCTGTGCTGCACGGCGCACCAGATGGGCAGCTGCAGGATGGGCGCGACGGCCGGGGACGGCGCCGTGGACGCGCGCGGCGAGAGCTGGGAGGCGGAGCGGCTGTACGTGTGCGACGGCAGCGTCCTGCCCAGCGCGGTGGGCGTCAACCCCATGATCACCATACAGTCCGTGGCCTACTGCCTCGCCACCGGCATCGCGGAGCAGCTGAAACGCGACCCGTCCTCCGGGAGAAACCACTCCACAGATTAA